A single region of the Corticium candelabrum chromosome 15, ooCorCand1.1, whole genome shotgun sequence genome encodes:
- the LOC134191464 gene encoding uncharacterized protein LOC134191464 isoform X1: MILLSFGFILLDTVMSNHMKMESSVNLSNLEQLPEITDQATVNNCGELESKVNTDEIQIQPDIINQATMKKRRRTRARRTACSTVTDDDAKPSLIYECDICQKRFRDAMRLRRHTIVHTADRPYPCRLCDRKFRSINNLQQHVLLHSGEKRYSCHYCGKRFAQHPGLSGHLRTHRKKFPCDKCDKGFHKRQALEKHIRSHDLSRKYRCPFCDLRYDSQRKLMEHVKRHEEQTDGMPLLKRKQAKKRKKAVTFSNFISKDEEDSDATVVLSSPTSPTTLSPDEANGPVSERCDIGNQKRRKRRRAFGRRGDWTFGFSDIDQMSTVGQSSPLNDALVTALGETTATVAQMTESTRGLANWLFINNIVENPSNSELTINSASLDCGRKYPVLGHGTVAEVKIGLWGGSPVAVKTYRRDLFIPEALLADVVLCRHSNVISVYGLTQDHKSIVMELAEGNLTELITGFTQVGGALSLREMVDLARGCLQGLEYLHRIGITHGCIRPSNVLVNALMVAKLADIRETAFNPCSASKVEFFDYVAPEHADNLLYVTNEGDIFSLGQTFLDLFSAVGGDAADRIDAVTHPWLKVLCRQMTDRDPSMRLRILECLAMMTTVAGSDDYKQCPAKRTLGRIIKTRKNCTSP, from the exons ATGATCTTACTATCTTTTGGTTTTATTTTGTTGGACACTGT GATGTCTAATCACATGAAAATGGAAAGCAGCGTGAACTTGAGCAACCTAGAACAACTGCCAGAAATCACTGATCAAGCAACAGTG AATAACTGCGGCGAGTTGGAAAGCAAAGTGAACACTGATGAGATACAAATACAACCAGATATCATTAATCAAGCAACAATG AAGAAGAGACGGCGTACTAGAGCTAGACGGACTGCTTGCTCTACAGTGACCGACGACGATGCTAAACCATCTCTCATCTATGAATGCGATATCTGCCAGAAACGTTTTCGAGACGCTATGCGGCTCCGCCGTCACACAATCGTCCACACGGCAGACCGGCCTTATCCTTGCCGTCTTTGTGACCGCAAGTTCAGGTCCATCAACAACCTACAACAGCACGTGCTCTTACATTCAGGAGAGAAGCGCTACTCTTGCCATTATTGCGGCAAACGCTTCGCCCAACATCCCGGTCTCTCCGGCCACTTACGCACGCACCGCAAGAAGTTTCCTTGCGACAAATGCGACAAGGGATTTCACAAGAGACAAGCGTTAGAGAAACATATCCGTTCGCACGACTTGAGTAGAAAGTATCGCTGCCCTTTCTGCGACCTTCGATATGATTCTCAGCGCAAGCTGATGGAACACGTGAAAAGACACGAGGAGCAGACGGACGGCATGCCGCTACTAAAAAGGAAGCAAGCAAAGAAAAGGAAAAAGGCGGTGACTTTCTCCAATTTCATTTCAAAGGATGAAGAAGACTCGGATGCCACAGTAGTTCTGTCTTCTCCTACTAGTCCAACAACTCTGTCGCCGGATGAGGCAAATGGTCCTGTGTCTGAACGCTGTGATATCGGTAATCAAAAGCGGAGGAAACGGCGTCGGGCGTTTGGTAGAAGAGGCGACTGGACGTTTGGATTTAGTGACATCGACCAAATGTCTACTGTTGGTCAGTCTAGTCCTCTGAATGATGCGCTTGTTACTGCTCTTGGTGAGACGACGGCTACAGTGGCGCAGATGACTGAGAGTACTAGAGGTCTGGCAAACTGGCTGTTTATAAACAACATCGTCGAAAATCCGTCAAATTCAGAGTTGACGATTAACTCGGCCAGCTTGGACTGTGGCCGCAAATATCCCGTACTCGGTCACGGAACTGTTGCTG AAGTGAAGATAGGCTTGTGGGGTGGATCTCCCGTTGCTGTTAAGACATATCGTCGTGACCTCTTCATACCGGAGGCTCTTCTGGCCGACGTCGTTCTATGTCGACATTCCAACGTCATTTCTGTCTACGGTCTCACTCAAGATCACAAGAGCATCGTCATGGAACTTGCAGAAGGGAATTTAACCGAACTGATAACAGGATTTACGCAGGTGGGGGGAGCTCTATCGCTACGCGAAATGGTCGACCTGGCCAGAGGTTGTCTTCAAGGTCTCGAATATTTACACCGTATCGGTATTACTCACGGCTGTATTCGACCGTCTAACGTTCTCGTGAATGCCCTCATGGTCGCTAAACTTGCCGACATCCGGGAAACGGCATTTAATCCATGTTCTGCTTCGAAAGTGGAGTTTTTTGATTACGTGGCTCCCGAGCACGCAGACAATTTGCTGTACGTCACCAACGAAGGCGATATCTTCAGCCTCGGACAGACATTTCTCGATCTTTTTTCTGCCGTCGGCGGTGATGCTGCCGACCGCATCGACGCTGTGACTCACCCGTGGCTGAAAGTACTCTGCCGCCAGATGACCGACCGCGATCCGTCAATGCGCTTGCGCATTCTCGAGTGCCTGGCAATGATGACCACCGTCGCTGGCAGCGACGATTACAAACAGTGTCCTGCTAAGAGGACGCTTGGTCGCATCATCAAGACGAGGAAGAACTGCACCAGTCCGTGA
- the LOC134191464 gene encoding uncharacterized protein LOC134191464 isoform X2, protein METEGNSTRMSNHMKMESSVNLSNLEQLPEITDQATVNNCGELESKVNTDEIQIQPDIINQATMKKRRRTRARRTACSTVTDDDAKPSLIYECDICQKRFRDAMRLRRHTIVHTADRPYPCRLCDRKFRSINNLQQHVLLHSGEKRYSCHYCGKRFAQHPGLSGHLRTHRKKFPCDKCDKGFHKRQALEKHIRSHDLSRKYRCPFCDLRYDSQRKLMEHVKRHEEQTDGMPLLKRKQAKKRKKAVTFSNFISKDEEDSDATVVLSSPTSPTTLSPDEANGPVSERCDIGNQKRRKRRRAFGRRGDWTFGFSDIDQMSTVGQSSPLNDALVTALGETTATVAQMTESTRGLANWLFINNIVENPSNSELTINSASLDCGRKYPVLGHGTVAEVKIGLWGGSPVAVKTYRRDLFIPEALLADVVLCRHSNVISVYGLTQDHKSIVMELAEGNLTELITGFTQVGGALSLREMVDLARGCLQGLEYLHRIGITHGCIRPSNVLVNALMVAKLADIRETAFNPCSASKVEFFDYVAPEHADNLLYVTNEGDIFSLGQTFLDLFSAVGGDAADRIDAVTHPWLKVLCRQMTDRDPSMRLRILECLAMMTTVAGSDDYKQCPAKRTLGRIIKTRKNCTSP, encoded by the exons ATGGAAACCGAAGGTAACAGCACGAG GATGTCTAATCACATGAAAATGGAAAGCAGCGTGAACTTGAGCAACCTAGAACAACTGCCAGAAATCACTGATCAAGCAACAGTG AATAACTGCGGCGAGTTGGAAAGCAAAGTGAACACTGATGAGATACAAATACAACCAGATATCATTAATCAAGCAACAATG AAGAAGAGACGGCGTACTAGAGCTAGACGGACTGCTTGCTCTACAGTGACCGACGACGATGCTAAACCATCTCTCATCTATGAATGCGATATCTGCCAGAAACGTTTTCGAGACGCTATGCGGCTCCGCCGTCACACAATCGTCCACACGGCAGACCGGCCTTATCCTTGCCGTCTTTGTGACCGCAAGTTCAGGTCCATCAACAACCTACAACAGCACGTGCTCTTACATTCAGGAGAGAAGCGCTACTCTTGCCATTATTGCGGCAAACGCTTCGCCCAACATCCCGGTCTCTCCGGCCACTTACGCACGCACCGCAAGAAGTTTCCTTGCGACAAATGCGACAAGGGATTTCACAAGAGACAAGCGTTAGAGAAACATATCCGTTCGCACGACTTGAGTAGAAAGTATCGCTGCCCTTTCTGCGACCTTCGATATGATTCTCAGCGCAAGCTGATGGAACACGTGAAAAGACACGAGGAGCAGACGGACGGCATGCCGCTACTAAAAAGGAAGCAAGCAAAGAAAAGGAAAAAGGCGGTGACTTTCTCCAATTTCATTTCAAAGGATGAAGAAGACTCGGATGCCACAGTAGTTCTGTCTTCTCCTACTAGTCCAACAACTCTGTCGCCGGATGAGGCAAATGGTCCTGTGTCTGAACGCTGTGATATCGGTAATCAAAAGCGGAGGAAACGGCGTCGGGCGTTTGGTAGAAGAGGCGACTGGACGTTTGGATTTAGTGACATCGACCAAATGTCTACTGTTGGTCAGTCTAGTCCTCTGAATGATGCGCTTGTTACTGCTCTTGGTGAGACGACGGCTACAGTGGCGCAGATGACTGAGAGTACTAGAGGTCTGGCAAACTGGCTGTTTATAAACAACATCGTCGAAAATCCGTCAAATTCAGAGTTGACGATTAACTCGGCCAGCTTGGACTGTGGCCGCAAATATCCCGTACTCGGTCACGGAACTGTTGCTG AAGTGAAGATAGGCTTGTGGGGTGGATCTCCCGTTGCTGTTAAGACATATCGTCGTGACCTCTTCATACCGGAGGCTCTTCTGGCCGACGTCGTTCTATGTCGACATTCCAACGTCATTTCTGTCTACGGTCTCACTCAAGATCACAAGAGCATCGTCATGGAACTTGCAGAAGGGAATTTAACCGAACTGATAACAGGATTTACGCAGGTGGGGGGAGCTCTATCGCTACGCGAAATGGTCGACCTGGCCAGAGGTTGTCTTCAAGGTCTCGAATATTTACACCGTATCGGTATTACTCACGGCTGTATTCGACCGTCTAACGTTCTCGTGAATGCCCTCATGGTCGCTAAACTTGCCGACATCCGGGAAACGGCATTTAATCCATGTTCTGCTTCGAAAGTGGAGTTTTTTGATTACGTGGCTCCCGAGCACGCAGACAATTTGCTGTACGTCACCAACGAAGGCGATATCTTCAGCCTCGGACAGACATTTCTCGATCTTTTTTCTGCCGTCGGCGGTGATGCTGCCGACCGCATCGACGCTGTGACTCACCCGTGGCTGAAAGTACTCTGCCGCCAGATGACCGACCGCGATCCGTCAATGCGCTTGCGCATTCTCGAGTGCCTGGCAATGATGACCACCGTCGCTGGCAGCGACGATTACAAACAGTGTCCTGCTAAGAGGACGCTTGGTCGCATCATCAAGACGAGGAAGAACTGCACCAGTCCGTGA
- the LOC134191464 gene encoding uncharacterized protein LOC134191464 isoform X3, translating into MSNHMKMESSVNLSNLEQLPEITDQATVNNCGELESKVNTDEIQIQPDIINQATMKKRRRTRARRTACSTVTDDDAKPSLIYECDICQKRFRDAMRLRRHTIVHTADRPYPCRLCDRKFRSINNLQQHVLLHSGEKRYSCHYCGKRFAQHPGLSGHLRTHRKKFPCDKCDKGFHKRQALEKHIRSHDLSRKYRCPFCDLRYDSQRKLMEHVKRHEEQTDGMPLLKRKQAKKRKKAVTFSNFISKDEEDSDATVVLSSPTSPTTLSPDEANGPVSERCDIGNQKRRKRRRAFGRRGDWTFGFSDIDQMSTVGQSSPLNDALVTALGETTATVAQMTESTRGLANWLFINNIVENPSNSELTINSASLDCGRKYPVLGHGTVAEVKIGLWGGSPVAVKTYRRDLFIPEALLADVVLCRHSNVISVYGLTQDHKSIVMELAEGNLTELITGFTQVGGALSLREMVDLARGCLQGLEYLHRIGITHGCIRPSNVLVNALMVAKLADIRETAFNPCSASKVEFFDYVAPEHADNLLYVTNEGDIFSLGQTFLDLFSAVGGDAADRIDAVTHPWLKVLCRQMTDRDPSMRLRILECLAMMTTVAGSDDYKQCPAKRTLGRIIKTRKNCTSP; encoded by the exons ATGTCTAATCACATGAAAATGGAAAGCAGCGTGAACTTGAGCAACCTAGAACAACTGCCAGAAATCACTGATCAAGCAACAGTG AATAACTGCGGCGAGTTGGAAAGCAAAGTGAACACTGATGAGATACAAATACAACCAGATATCATTAATCAAGCAACAATG AAGAAGAGACGGCGTACTAGAGCTAGACGGACTGCTTGCTCTACAGTGACCGACGACGATGCTAAACCATCTCTCATCTATGAATGCGATATCTGCCAGAAACGTTTTCGAGACGCTATGCGGCTCCGCCGTCACACAATCGTCCACACGGCAGACCGGCCTTATCCTTGCCGTCTTTGTGACCGCAAGTTCAGGTCCATCAACAACCTACAACAGCACGTGCTCTTACATTCAGGAGAGAAGCGCTACTCTTGCCATTATTGCGGCAAACGCTTCGCCCAACATCCCGGTCTCTCCGGCCACTTACGCACGCACCGCAAGAAGTTTCCTTGCGACAAATGCGACAAGGGATTTCACAAGAGACAAGCGTTAGAGAAACATATCCGTTCGCACGACTTGAGTAGAAAGTATCGCTGCCCTTTCTGCGACCTTCGATATGATTCTCAGCGCAAGCTGATGGAACACGTGAAAAGACACGAGGAGCAGACGGACGGCATGCCGCTACTAAAAAGGAAGCAAGCAAAGAAAAGGAAAAAGGCGGTGACTTTCTCCAATTTCATTTCAAAGGATGAAGAAGACTCGGATGCCACAGTAGTTCTGTCTTCTCCTACTAGTCCAACAACTCTGTCGCCGGATGAGGCAAATGGTCCTGTGTCTGAACGCTGTGATATCGGTAATCAAAAGCGGAGGAAACGGCGTCGGGCGTTTGGTAGAAGAGGCGACTGGACGTTTGGATTTAGTGACATCGACCAAATGTCTACTGTTGGTCAGTCTAGTCCTCTGAATGATGCGCTTGTTACTGCTCTTGGTGAGACGACGGCTACAGTGGCGCAGATGACTGAGAGTACTAGAGGTCTGGCAAACTGGCTGTTTATAAACAACATCGTCGAAAATCCGTCAAATTCAGAGTTGACGATTAACTCGGCCAGCTTGGACTGTGGCCGCAAATATCCCGTACTCGGTCACGGAACTGTTGCTG AAGTGAAGATAGGCTTGTGGGGTGGATCTCCCGTTGCTGTTAAGACATATCGTCGTGACCTCTTCATACCGGAGGCTCTTCTGGCCGACGTCGTTCTATGTCGACATTCCAACGTCATTTCTGTCTACGGTCTCACTCAAGATCACAAGAGCATCGTCATGGAACTTGCAGAAGGGAATTTAACCGAACTGATAACAGGATTTACGCAGGTGGGGGGAGCTCTATCGCTACGCGAAATGGTCGACCTGGCCAGAGGTTGTCTTCAAGGTCTCGAATATTTACACCGTATCGGTATTACTCACGGCTGTATTCGACCGTCTAACGTTCTCGTGAATGCCCTCATGGTCGCTAAACTTGCCGACATCCGGGAAACGGCATTTAATCCATGTTCTGCTTCGAAAGTGGAGTTTTTTGATTACGTGGCTCCCGAGCACGCAGACAATTTGCTGTACGTCACCAACGAAGGCGATATCTTCAGCCTCGGACAGACATTTCTCGATCTTTTTTCTGCCGTCGGCGGTGATGCTGCCGACCGCATCGACGCTGTGACTCACCCGTGGCTGAAAGTACTCTGCCGCCAGATGACCGACCGCGATCCGTCAATGCGCTTGCGCATTCTCGAGTGCCTGGCAATGATGACCACCGTCGCTGGCAGCGACGATTACAAACAGTGTCCTGCTAAGAGGACGCTTGGTCGCATCATCAAGACGAGGAAGAACTGCACCAGTCCGTGA
- the LOC134191385 gene encoding queuine tRNA-ribosyltransferase accessory subunit 2-like: MNVSISSLPYLKLRCGTIQYNNVVVETPGCMLYTRCCAVPHLLPDVLSEIDESLIPKLAKIDVSTCCEKPGVQCLNLFQRGIRALAGLEGYLVFCAVQDAVDVARFSYNEEKTVSVWTVSGRHKLTLESHMEVVDAFQPDWFQCLSDPAVGGTLPPKRIRKSVDRTLRFLDETLQHQERQKQSAIPFGSIEGASLLSERLRSAKETTQRPVGGFIIEGLDYNEMVDTDIADVLTKATDILPEDKPRLLFGPRTPDQILNAVESGVDLFDTSYPYYLTEKGLALMLFSGCRQADDQYRPRMLVDLNDKKYARDFTPLVDGYSYSYIHHLIQTKEMLAGVLLMKHNLQQYLRFFQQLRSSLMNNTYHTFCMKFRIAGAGDKSRQDAVQQ, translated from the exons ATGAATGTGTCCATCTCTAGTCTGCCCTATTTGAAGCTACGATGTGGTACTATCCAGTACAACAATGTTGTCGTCGAGACGCCTGGCTGCATGTTGTATACGAGGTGCTGCGCCGTGCCTCATTTGCTTCCCGACGTGCTGTCGGAGATAGACGAATCTCTGATACCAAAGCTGGCAAAAATCGATGTCTCAACATGCTGTGAGAAGCCTGGTGTACAATGTTTAAATTTGTTTCAACGAGGAATTAGGGCACTGGCTGGTTTAGAA GGTTATCTTGTCTTCTGTGCTGTCCAAGATGCTGTCGATGTTGCTCGTTTTAGTTACAATGAAGAGAAAACAGTGTCTGTGTGGACAGTCAGTGGACGACACAAG TTGACTCTTGAGTCTCACATGGAGGTTGTAGATGCGTTTCAACCTGACTGGTTCCAGTGCTTGTCCGATCCTGCAGTAGGTGGCACCTTGCCACCAAAAAGAATTCGTAAGTCAGTTGATAGAACTCTTCGATTTCTTGATGAAACATTACAACACCAGGAGAGACAA AAGCAATCGGCAATACCGTTTGGTAGCATCGAGGGAGCATCTTTGTTATCGGAAAGATTGAGATCTGCTAAGGAAACAACACAACGACCAGTAGGAG GCTTTATAATAGAAGGCCTAGACTATAACGAAATGGTGGATACCGATATTGCTGATGTGCTGACAAAAGCAACGGACATTCTTCCAGAAGACAAGCCTCGTCTTCTCTTCGGTCCAAGAACTCCTG ATCAGATACTCAATGCAGTAGAAAGTGGAGTCGACCTGTTTGACACATC GTACCCTTACTATCTGACCGAGAAAGGTTTAGCTTTGATGCTGTTCTCAGGTTGTCGGCAGGCAGATGATCAGTACAGACCAAGAATGCTTGTTGATCTGAATGATAAAaa GTATGCAAGAGACTTCACGCCTCTTGTGGACGGGTACAGTTATTCGTATATTCACCATTTGATACAGACAAAAGAAATGCTTGCAGGTGTTTTACTGATGAA GCACAACCTTCAGCAGTACCTTCGTTTCTTCCAACAACTTCGTTCATCACTCATGAACAACACATATCACACGTTCTGCATGAAATTCCGTATTGCTGGTGCCGGTGACAAATCAAGACAAGATGCAGTACAACAATGA
- the LOC134191247 gene encoding hamartin-like — protein sequence MTDCDSRQQRAGARTEDALTSSRLADVLTELDSKDLETSIAARELLARSLQSTRESWLLNGLWEHCMRSCSDLSCNLLASTPDMHSGRLFEKLNDGLVKQKTRLASLTVLEYVIRQQPTWLYKISQTNLFTNIIRCLKTDDNIPNLMNGLVVITTILPSIPVSVGPFLRELFVVFMRLMMICWTGYLGNVPEVLIVHLRVGVHALFCRLYAMYPKNFLNYLQDQYMSRHAHMVETQEAIQSFLETVRLHPHVVFGNLQWETSTSKWRGIDAQAIETECSKLLVSDSRGSYAHTVLNRTNETSVKSSCEKLHCFVIPEKALPPQLLLKEASNRREETHKFTCSESDSGVATDADHQSSVSTAELSMQFVSPSIALGLATPPPSRSISPSGSSHEVSSLMAARYGNDFSHRSTPTTTPGTRTPRTQLDSESLSSSTSGPTPLSGAASSAVQSRRGSATSSGRQSPSKGGYSPSLRHKQVLSSKHNTVEQVLSSTCQEEEQFAKGISSGSLPKEEVDVDITSSSPKVVLHPDWNDGTVVYDAVTGSNDLGLTERAITDVAASKVTEHDADMVVSTGVPHTDVTEVSVTRSTGVSSFTDLSVSEDVLVARDRSVSADLAAPRGGRKTLSSTVPVSSSFKPLQESSSILHRSRHLSLSGWMDGISDLDHHSYHSSIRAKLLAQSRRQGAPFAVPTVSRHPRSVSLDFIHALPAFTPSPNKHRSSDDLSNMSEPHSLPHDFVARPAHMWKKTEGKESRSVESLPEMTMLRRHQALFSPAAPHPSFKFKERASSDEGRIFKSSAELEVGQGVHTSELVTNVFFLDESVETLHVCGHDSSVQEDQLGEATDELADDGNYQRTGDDDTVENTLKQSISFNDFSNLRTVRTFSRLLPSVLPVPADLSHEVLGSEQRMIAQGGESGATVGHAQLAPAEILDRLLELGSALHAKRSSSIPMTYLEGTDWSHFGESPQADEVAILKSQVLLLHAQLMYERHHGQQHARRNRSLLSRAFQAEKLEEQSWALQHQLQMRQEDMEKIRVQAAFERDHERVKLDNSKKLEEALQRELTMIAEEKQVLRETEASAVEKAKTMEAEVDRLNDVVKKLNGKIFNLESNLADLSPKAAAAEQLQQQVDGLSHEVLLFEEMLDGYKQAEQQHEMILVRLAESERTLSAARYELKQSQDQLRYHTAQTMMLNAKVTEQETTVSNMTQAAKQHKTMIKNVKERCQHQLQAVDDTCSALKVANQRLEAHIMELYGRLEYSSSGHHIHVPGTASESSSLGSTPGTGVLPTLFPRSPDSFSALQPP from the exons ATGACTGATTGCGATTCGAGGCAGCAGAGAGCGGGCGCGAGGACGGAGGACGCTCTGACGTCGTCCAGGCTCGCGGACGTTCTCACCGAACTCGATAGTAAAGATTTGGAGACGTCGATTGCGGCGAGGGAGCTGCTTGCGCGCTCGTTGCAGTCGACGCGTGAATCTTGGCTCCTCAACGGACTATGGGAGCACTGCATGAGGTCGTGCTCGGACCTGTCGTGTAATCTACTAGCCAGCACTCCGGACATGCATTCAGGG CGATTATTTGAGAAGTTGAATGATGGCCTTGTGAAGCAAAAAACACGACTTGCGTCATTGACTGTGTTGGAGTATGTTATCAGACAGCAG CCGACATGGTTATACAAGATCTCGCAAACCAACTTGTTCACCAACATTATTCGATGTCTGAAG acagacgacaacATTCCTAATTTAATGAATGGTTTGGTGGTCATTACAACTATTCTGCCAAGCATCCCAGTCTCAGTTGGGCCATTCTTAAGAGAGCTCTTTGTAGTGTTTATGAGACTGATGATGATCTGCTGGACTGGATACTTAG GTAATGTACCGGAGGTTCTCATTGTGCACTTGCGTGTTGGGGTACACGCTTTGTTTTGTCGCTTGTATGCTATGTATCCAAAGAACTTCCTGAACTATTTGCAAGATCAGTACATGTCTAGACATGCTCACATGGTAGAAACTCAAGAGGCAATACag TCATTTTTGGAAACTGTAAGACTTCATCCACATGTCGTTTTTGGAAATCTCCAGTGGGAGACATCGACGTCTAA GTGGCGAGGAATTGATGCTCAAGCCATAGAGACCGAGTGTTCTAAACTGTTAGTTAGTGATAGCAGAGGATCATATGCTCACACTGTGCTGAACAGGACTAATGAGACGTCTGTAAAGTCATCATGTGAAAAGTTGCATTGTTTCGTAATTCCAGAAAAGGCATTACCACCACAACTGCTGCTAAAAGAAGCAAGCAATAGGAGGGAGGAAACGCACAAGTTTACATGTAGTGAGTCTGATAGTGGAGTTGCAACGGATGCTGATCATCAGTCATCTGTGTCAACAGCTGAATTATCGATGCAGTTTGTTAGTCCTTCTATTGCTCTTGGGCTGGCGACTCCACCACCGTCTAGAAGTATTTCGCCTAGTGGTAGTAGCCATGAGGTGAGCTCGCTAATGGCTGCACGTTATGGCAATGATTTTAGTCATCGGTCAACACCGACGACGACTCCAGGTACTCGAACTCCTCGTACTCAGCTCGACTCAGAGTCACTTTCATCAAGTACATCAGGTCCCACGCCATTGTCTGGAGCAGCTAGCTCTGCAGTGCAGTCTCGTCGAGGATCTGCAACGTCGAGTGGAAGACAGAGTCCGTCAAAGGGTGGGTACTCACCGTCTCTTCGTCACAAGCAAGTACTCTCTAGTAAGCACAATACTGTAGAACAAGTTTTATCATCTACTTGTCAAGAAGAGGAGCAATTCGCAAAGGGCATTAGCAGTGGTAGTTTGCCTAAGGAAGAGGTTGATGTAGACATAACGTCGTCAAGTCCGAAGGTTGTTCTTCATCCTGATTGGAATGATGGAACTGTTGTTTATGATGCAGTGACTGGTAGTAATGACCTCGGGCTGACTGAACGTGCCATTACAGATGTTGCTGCAAGCAAGGTTACGGAACATGATGCAGACATGGTAGTCAGTACGGGTGTACCACATACTGATGTCACTGAAGTGTCTGTCACCAGAAGTACGGGTGTATCTTCTTTTACTGATCTATCGGTCTCCGAAGATGTATTGGTCGCTAGAGACAGATCTGTTTCTGCTGACCTGGCTGCACCTAGAGGTGGACGTAAAACTTTGAGTTCTACAGTTCCAGTGTCTAGCAGTTTCAAACCATTGCAAGAATCTTCCAGTATTCTTCACCGATCACGACATCTCAGTCTGTCCGGTTGGATGGATGGTATATCTGATCTGGATCATCATTCTTATCACAGCAGCATTCGTGCAAAGCTGCTTGCTCAAAGTCGACGTCAAGGAGCTCCATTTGCAGTACCCACTGTAAGTCGTCATCCGAGGTCAGTATCACTAGACTTCATTCATGCTCTGCCAGCGTTCACACCATCACCCAACAAGCATCGATCTAGTGATGATCTTTCAAATATGTCAGAACCTCACTCACTGCCGCATGATTTTGTGGCAAGACCAGCTCACATGTGGAAGAAAACAGAAGGAAAAGAGAGCCGTAGTGTCGAGAGTTTACCTGAAATGACCATGCTAAGGCGGCATCAAGCACTCTTTTCCCCTGCAGCTCCTCATCCTTCGTTTAAATTTAAGGAAAGAGCCAGTAGTGATGAAGGTAGAATATTTAAATCATCCGCTGAGCTAGAAGTGGGACAAGGAGTACACACATCAGAGCTTGTGACAAACGTATTCTTTTTGGATGAATCTGTAGAAACATTGCATGTATGTGGTCACGATAGCTCGGTTCAAGAGGACCAACTGGGTGAGGCGACGGATGAGTTGGCGGATGACGGCAATTATCAGAGAACTGGGGATGATGATACTGTAGAAAATACACTGAAGCAGTCAATCTCATTCAATGACTTCTCTAACTTGCGAACTGTTCGCACATTTTCACGCTTGCTACCATCTGTGCTACCTGTTCCTGCTGATTTGTCACACGAAGTTTTGGGATCTGAACAGAGAATGATTGCTCAAGGAGGCGAGTCGGGAGCAACTGTTGGTCATGCCCAGTTGGCTCCAGCGGAAATACTAGATCGATTGTTGGAGTTGGGTAGTGCACTTCATGCAAAGAGAAGCAGCAG CATTCCCATGACATATTTGGAAGGAACTGATTGGTCACATTTTGGAG AATCTCCTCAGGCCGATGAAGTTGCCATTTTGAAGAGTCAAGTGCTGTTGCTTCATGCACAATTGATGTACGAACGTCATCATGGGCAGCAACACGCTAGAAGAAACAGAAGTCTTCTCAGCAGAGCGTTCCAAGCTGAAAAGCTAGAAGAACAATCATGGGCTTTG CaacatcaactgcaaatgCGGCAGGAAGATATGGAGAAAATTCGTGTGCAAGCCGCATTTGAGCGAGATCACGAACG AGTAAAACTCGATAATAGTAAGAAATTAGAGGAGGCGTTGCAGCGTGAACTGACGATGATTGCAGAGGAGAAGCAAGTATTACGCGAAACAGAAGCATCTGCCGTGGAGAAAGCAAAGACCATGGAAGCAGAAGTCGATCGACTCAATGAT GTAGTGAAGAAATTGAATGGCAAGATATTCAATCTTGAAAGCAATCTAGCAGATTTGTCACCTAAAGCAGCAGCTGCCGAACAGCTACAGCAACAG GTGGATGGGCTAAGCCACGAAGTACTGCTTTTCGAGGAGATGCTGGACGGCTACAAACAAGCCGAACAGCAGCATGAGATGATATTGGTGCGTTTGGCCGAGTCGGAACGGACACTGAGTGCAGCAAGGTATGAACTAAAACAAAGTCAAGATCAACTGAGATATCACACTGCACAAACGATGATGCTCAATGCCAAAGTAACAGAACAAGAGACAACTGTTAGCAATATG ACCCAAGCTGCAAAGCAGCATAAAACTATGATTAAGAACGTGAAAGAGCGTTGTCAGCATCAGTTACag GCTGTAGATGACACGTGTTCTGCATTGAAAGTAGCCAACCAAAGGCTTGAGGCACACATTATGGAGTTATATGGTCGTCTTGAATATAGTAGTTCTGGACATCATATCCATGTGCCTGGAACAGCATCGGAGAGTTCTTCCCTCGGATCGACTCCTGGCACTGGAGTGTTGCCAACATTATTTCCTCGTTCTCCGGATTCCTTCTCTGCTCTGCAACCACCATAG